Proteins from a single region of Deltaproteobacteria bacterium:
- the fusA gene encoding elongation factor G yields the protein MAIEAGRLRNVGLLGHRGAGKTSLGEALLFAAGSTNRVGRVDDGSSAFDYEPEEIHRQVSISSAFHSLEWQKTTCVLVDTPGFATFLPETVHSLPACGGAVFVLHAGAGLRVEAERLWAFAAERGLPRMFFVNRLDREESDPMEAVDAIVGELGGKAIHVQVPIGHGEGFRGVVDLIRMKAVCKEGDNPETEEDIPAELQERAEEMRVSLMENVAETQDELLEKYLEGQELTAEELSEGLRAGVQAGSLFPVLYGSATRSMGVAALLDGIVAWFPTPLEEAAAEGRNPVTEEEETRDKSADAPFSAFVFKTIVDPFAGRLSIMRVLSGTLKADSTVYNPAKDAKERITHIFRPEGGKQEEVSEAGAGEIVAAAKLKDVASGDTLCDESAPITYPRPVQFTPSISFALSPKTRADEDKVPQALQRMMEEDPSITMHRDDQTREFILSGTGQLHIEVVVDKLKRKYGAEVELKAPKVPYRETIRSSANAQGKYKKQSGGRGQYGDTWLKIEPLPRGKGFEFVDKIVGGAIPRNYIPAVEKGIVETMTSGYLAGFPIMDVRATLYDGSFHTVDSSDMAFKIAASMGFKNAMEAAKPVILEPVMAMEVTVPDESMGDVIGDLNSRRGKVLGVDAKGHSQIIKAQVPMAEVLRYASDLRSMTSGRGEFQSEFSHYDELPAHLMEKVQAEAKAKADGD from the coding sequence ATGGCAATTGAAGCTGGCCGGTTACGCAACGTCGGATTGCTGGGGCACCGGGGGGCGGGCAAGACCTCCCTGGGCGAGGCGTTGCTTTTCGCCGCCGGCAGCACGAACCGGGTGGGCCGGGTAGACGACGGCAGCTCGGCTTTCGACTACGAGCCCGAGGAGATCCATAGGCAGGTGTCCATCTCCAGCGCCTTTCATTCCCTGGAGTGGCAGAAGACCACGTGCGTCCTGGTGGACACGCCGGGTTTCGCCACCTTCCTGCCGGAGACGGTCCATTCGTTGCCGGCCTGTGGCGGCGCCGTCTTCGTCCTCCATGCCGGCGCCGGCCTGCGGGTAGAGGCGGAACGCCTCTGGGCCTTCGCCGCGGAGCGCGGCCTTCCCCGGATGTTCTTCGTCAACCGCCTGGACCGCGAGGAATCGGACCCGATGGAGGCGGTGGACGCCATCGTTGGGGAACTGGGAGGCAAGGCGATCCACGTACAGGTCCCCATCGGCCACGGAGAAGGTTTCCGCGGCGTCGTGGACCTGATCCGCATGAAGGCGGTGTGCAAGGAAGGAGACAACCCGGAAACCGAGGAAGACATCCCCGCGGAGCTTCAGGAACGCGCCGAGGAGATGCGCGTCAGCCTGATGGAGAACGTGGCGGAGACCCAGGACGAGCTGCTGGAAAAGTACCTGGAGGGGCAGGAGCTGACCGCGGAAGAGCTCTCCGAAGGACTGAGGGCCGGCGTCCAGGCCGGATCCCTGTTCCCGGTACTGTACGGCTCGGCGACCCGGAGCATGGGCGTCGCGGCGTTGCTGGACGGCATCGTCGCATGGTTCCCCACGCCGCTGGAGGAGGCCGCCGCCGAGGGCCGGAACCCGGTGACGGAGGAGGAAGAGACACGCGACAAGAGCGCCGACGCGCCGTTTTCGGCTTTCGTCTTCAAGACCATCGTGGACCCCTTCGCGGGCCGCCTTTCCATCATGCGGGTACTCTCCGGGACGCTCAAGGCCGACAGCACGGTGTACAACCCGGCCAAGGACGCCAAGGAGAGGATTACCCACATCTTCCGACCGGAGGGGGGGAAGCAGGAGGAGGTCTCGGAAGCCGGTGCGGGCGAGATCGTTGCCGCCGCCAAGCTCAAGGATGTGGCCTCCGGCGACACGCTGTGCGACGAGTCGGCGCCGATCACGTACCCCAGGCCGGTGCAGTTCACCCCTTCCATCTCCTTCGCCCTGTCACCCAAGACCCGGGCGGACGAGGACAAGGTGCCCCAGGCGCTCCAGCGCATGATGGAAGAGGATCCCTCCATCACCATGCACCGGGACGACCAGACGCGCGAGTTCATCCTGTCGGGCACGGGCCAGCTCCACATCGAGGTGGTGGTGGACAAGCTCAAGCGCAAGTACGGGGCGGAAGTGGAGCTGAAGGCCCCCAAGGTCCCCTATCGGGAAACCATCCGCTCCAGCGCCAACGCCCAAGGAAAGTACAAGAAGCAGTCCGGCGGCCGCGGCCAATACGGCGATACATGGCTCAAGATCGAGCCGCTGCCGCGCGGCAAGGGCTTCGAGTTCGTCGACAAGATCGTCGGCGGTGCCATCCCGCGCAACTACATCCCCGCGGTGGAGAAGGGCATCGTCGAGACAATGACCAGCGGTTACTTGGCCGGATTTCCCATCATGGACGTGCGCGCGACCCTCTACGACGGATCGTTCCATACGGTGGACTCGTCCGACATGGCTTTCAAGATCGCCGCCTCCATGGGCTTCAAGAACGCCATGGAGGCCGCCAAGCCGGTGATCCTGGAACCGGTCATGGCCATGGAAGTGACGGTGCCCGACGAGTCCATGGGCGACGTGATCGGGGACCTCAACAGCCGCCGCGGCAAGGTCCTGGGCGTGGACGCCAAGGGACACAGCCAGATCATCAAGGCGCAGGTGCCCATGGCCGAAGTGTTGCGTTACGCCTCGGACCTGCGCTCCATGACCAGCGGCCGCGGCGAGTTCCAGTCGGAGTTCTCGCACTACGACGAGTTGCCGGCGCACCTCATGGAGAAGGTCCAGGCCGAAGCCAAGGCGAAGGCGGACGGGGACTAG